The DNA window TTAACTCAAACGGAATCCAAGATGTTAGCGTTCAATAATTTAATTACCTTGTTATTTGATACTTATGCCATGATTATTTTGGCAAGGCTTTGGCTGCAATGGGCGCGCGCTGATTTCTATAATCCGTTTAGTCAATTTGTGGTTAAAGCGACCCAGCCGGCTGTTGGCCCTTTGCGCCGGGTTATTCCGTCTTTAGGTAGGTTCGACACGGCCACATTCTTGTTTGCATTTTTAATAATTCTGGCAAAGTTTGTTGTGATTTTTATACTTAGCGGCACGATGTTTCCAGTATTGTCGACGCTCATTTTAGTGCTGTTTGGCCTATTGAAAAGTGCATTTTGGCTGCTTTTTATCGCGTTAATTGCCAACATGATATTGAGTTTTGCACCTAACATTGGTCCTTCAATTCGTTTTGTTTTACATCAGCTGACCGACCCTTTGCTAGCGCCCATTCGTCAATTTTTGCCAACACTGGGTGGGCTCGACTTTTCTCCGCTAATCCTGATTTTAGCACTTCAATTTGCGTTAGATCTGATTGGTCAATATTTACCGTACTTATTGTAATGCCAATTTAATATAGACCGCATGCAGCTCTAACAAGAGTTACTGCATGCGTTATTTACTTTTAACGATACGATTTACGAGAAGGAGAAGTCATGACATTCTCAGTCATTCAGCTAAGTAAGAGTTTCATACCAAAAGCGCATGTAGCCTTAACGCTAGCCTTACTGGCGCTTGCATCACTGTTACTGCAATCCACGGCTAACGCTGAGGAAAAAACGTTGTTAGGTAACTGGGAAGTACATCACATTGTACTTTCAACCACCTTTTTAACACCTGAAATTGCGAAAGCCAATAACATCGTACGCAGTAAATACAGCGCGTTGGTGAACATTTCAGTATTAGACAGCAAGGATAAGACTGCACAAAACGTATCGATTACAGGTACCGCCAGAAATTTATTAGGCAACAGCAAAAAGTTATCTTTCAAGAAGGTAACAGAGGGTGACGCTATTTATTATTTGGCTGTCTTCTCTCATGCGCACAAAGAGAAGTTTCGTTTCGACATTAATATTCAGCAAGGCAACGAGACACAAACGCTGCAACTAGAGCAAGAAATGTACGTAGACTGAAACGGCAATCAAAGCCTGATTTCGATACACCATCGGACTCAGGCTTTTTAGTTTCAGCCTTGCTCCGCTCTTTTAAATACAAGTTCTGTGGCAGTGCTCTCTGCATCACTGTATTGATATCCTGCACTATCAAAGTTTTTCAATTGCGATACTGAGGTAATGCGGTTTTCGATAATATATCTCGCCATAAGGCCACGCGCTTTTTTAGCGTAAAAACTGATAATTTTATATTTTCCGTTTTTTTCATCTTTAAAATGAGGTGTGATGATGGTTGCATCAAGCAGTTTCTTCTTCACTGAAGTAAAATACTCATTACTTGCTAGGTTCACCAG is part of the Glaciecola nitratireducens FR1064 genome and encodes:
- a CDS encoding YggT family protein encodes the protein MLAFNNLITLLFDTYAMIILARLWLQWARADFYNPFSQFVVKATQPAVGPLRRVIPSLGRFDTATFLFAFLIILAKFVVIFILSGTMFPVLSTLILVLFGLLKSAFWLLFIALIANMILSFAPNIGPSIRFVLHQLTDPLLAPIRQFLPTLGGLDFSPLILILALQFALDLIGQYLPYLL
- a CDS encoding DUF4426 domain-containing protein — its product is MTFSVIQLSKSFIPKAHVALTLALLALASLLLQSTANAEEKTLLGNWEVHHIVLSTTFLTPEIAKANNIVRSKYSALVNISVLDSKDKTAQNVSITGTARNLLGNSKKLSFKKVTEGDAIYYLAVFSHAHKEKFRFDINIQQGNETQTLQLEQEMYVD